ATCCTCTCTAATACTTTCATGATCTGATTCATTGAACACCCTGGTGGTTCCACCAGCAAGCAAAACTGTGAGGAATGCATCGAAGGAGGCCTTCATAACTTCCTTCGCAGCCGGTGCTTGAGCTCTTTCTGTCAGAATTGCTGTCATTAATTTGATGTTATGCTTGAGAATTGTCAATAATTGGCTAATCCTAGCATTGGCTACATCGCCAACATAGAGGCTGTCATAGAAAAAAGGGTTTGTGTCAAAGAACGTGAGACGGTAGGAAGCAACTTCTGAGACATGCTGGCAGGCTGCTAGGATGGTGGTGTTGGTGGTTTCAAAGTATGAAGTTCTGTTACTATGAGTCTTGTCGCTGCTTGTGAAACAGTGACGGTTAGAAGGAACAACTCCTGGGGTCAGGGAGAGTGATTTGTCAAGTGAGGGGATATGAGAAAGGAGGTAGTGTAAGGTGTTGAGACGAATGTAGAGGCGCTGTGTTCCACGGCTTGTGCATGAGTGAGGATGATTAGCTTCATATATTCCATATATGTGTGGATCTTCACAACTAACACTGCAGGGGCTAGCTATCTTCCACAGCTTGTGGAACTTTGAATTCCTGTTGCACCTGGTCAGTGGGGGAAGAGACGGAATGTAGTTCTCTTTCAAACCTGAGAAAATTTagatcaaaatataataaatcagAATGCTACAATCTTTGCTGTTTCCTAGTCATTGTGACTTGACTAGCAAGTACTGTAAGTCTAACCTTTCTTGagcttttcttatcttttatttcgaatcaaaaagaaaaaaaaaacaaattgatgaAGTTTTGTAGAGTAAAGGAGGTTAGCTTAAAGAGTACATACCGCATGCAGCAACAAACATTGTGTACTCCCGGAAGATTTTTTGTAATCCATCAGCAAGTTCTTGAACTAAAACTTCAGTTATTGGTATTGGAATTTGAAAGAATTCTTGCACAATCTTCTTGGCCAAATTCATAAGCTCTACAGCTGATTTTGCATATGGCTCTGATTTAGATTTTGGATTCCATGCCtgagataaaaagaaaacaatgcataaattaccttaaaaaaatgttatttaattttcttaatgcaCAATAGATTGTGATCTCCCTCAGTTATATTTGTAGGAAAGAGTCTAAAACTTACTTCAGATTCTTTTGCTCTCTGCAAACACTCTTTTCCTTTGTGCAGTGATTCATCTATCCATTTTCTAATACGGATCATTATGGTTGACTCAACTTCAAATGGAACCATCTCTCTCACTACTGTTTTGCCACCATCCTCACAATCAGCTGAGTCTTCAACTACCATTTGAACCAAAACATCTTCTAGAATTTTAGCCCTCTGCAGTACTAAAACTACCTCAACTGTTATAGATGTGGTCATTTCACTTAAATACTGCTTTAGCAAATGTCCATAGCAATTGTTCAGTGTCAATGCTGCTACTGCACCAGCTATTGTGTTCCATTTCTTCAAAATTGGACTATAATTTTGTCTCTCTTTCAATGCCAAATATTCAGTTTCCTGAGCTAATTGAAGCATAACTTCAcctatttctttctttgtttcagACTCAGCAGATTTGGCATTTGCTGCTTCCATCATCTACAGTCATTAGGCAACAAAGacattatgatattttctttttacttttaaattaaaaagcagAAAATACTATAAGTTTGACACCATTAGGGATTAAAAAGCAGAAAATACTACAAGCAGAAAACTCTACAAGTTATATACATGCTTCTAACGTATCAACCTTTTGGATTGTTTCTTAACAAATACCTACcttttcaaaagcatttttCAAGGAAGAACAGATATAGTCATCAATCCGGCCCTCAGAGGAATTCGCTCtagttttttctcctttttcttgcCTTTCTTCAGAATTTGTAACATCTCCCAAAATCTTGGATGCTAATAACACCACAGGGAGAAGGTTTTCAATTTGTCCAATATCACCTCCCTGAAAATACTCATGGTAGTTAAGAAACCTTTTATCTGCCCACTCTTGCAGTGAACTGAGGACAGATTTCAATATCTCAATATACAAGGactccctttctttcttagCATCATTTGCCACCTCATTCAATAATGTATGTGAGGCACAAAGAAGGTCAGGTTCTATCTGCCCAGTTTCTACATATTGTTGAAACATCACCCATGTGAAACACACATTGTGGATTGGCCTATTGATCCCCAGTGTTGACCATGTTTTCTTTATCAGACCAAGTTGCTCATCCACTTCATCAAGCACTGATGTCTCATCCCTTAGATCAAAAATGGACTGAAGGAGGGAAATGTAGAGGTGAATGTTCACTGGGTATCCATTAGCCCAGTGGCAAACATTGGTGGGAGTATCATCAGGGCTTCTCATTGATAAGGAAGCCACAGAGTTGCTGAAGGTTCTCATGGTGTCTGAGTTTTTGCCAGTGTCTAAAGGTTTGAATTCGGCGCTACGTATAATTTCCTTAAGGTTCATGGCAAAGGTGTTGGTCTTTTGTATGGGAATTGAAGGGTGCAAGAGGAGACCTACTTCAAGGAACTTGAGCTGCCTCTTTTGCCACAAATGGTACTCATGGGAATCATTGAACTCTGAAGGCTTTAGGTGGCGAAGGAGTTCCAAAGGGAGAATGATAGTTTCTGCTTGTCGGCCAAGCTGCAATTCAAGTGTTTTGAAATAATTAGAGGGAATAGAAACAGGAAGAACTTTTCACTAGTGTAGCAAGAATTGGCAAATTTTGTGAACAAAATAGATTCAttgttttcttaatatattttagctATACCACACTAATGACTCCATTTTCCATTTATGCGAGAGACTTTATTTGAGAACCAAGATGCCAATTTTAAGCATTTGCAAAATCATGCGCGACAAAAACTAGAGGCATAGAGCATTCTCTATTTCAAGATCCAGAACTTTTCCCATTCCTTGTGCATATGATCAAATTAATAAGTTCCTAACAGCTCAAATATATCTAACCATTCAATGTAAAGTGAGCAAATACCTAGCTCAGAGTTTTAACTAGAGACGGAACTAGAATACATTATTAATGAgactcaatcaattaaaaaaaaaaacgaatttTGGCTTGAAACAatacttatttgatacattataTGGAGCAGATTGGAAAGGGAGTCCTTTTCATTGACACAACACTCGTATCAAAGATTTAACCAATAACTTGTTCAACTAACTGAAAATAGGGATTCCATTGCCGTCTCACCCCAAGTATTTGTCATCACACTAG
The Glycine max cultivar Williams 82 chromosome 16, Glycine_max_v4.0, whole genome shotgun sequence genome window above contains:
- the LOC100814249 gene encoding protein unc-13 homolog, whose protein sequence is MGLHARRYDSATGTVPPLSPTIFIPPPQLLHHHDPYPNSLFDQSYNAGSHNRHESLPGPSFLPLSPPPTTVHSRRDSYPGPFPSPTFTESDSLLLPSTSSPSINHYYHRELYYPTSKRRLCLYDKDSNLAWPFGELEGLDHDDIRETAYEIFFTACRSSPGFGGQSPITFYSKHDACNGDGRSLPVSQTSRVKQALGLRMLRSSLSRRIMVSAPASPVTERSPRSQAVPRRTVTMAEVMRLQMGVSEQSDSRLRKTLMRTLVGQLGRQAETIILPLELLRHLKPSEFNDSHEYHLWQKRQLKFLEVGLLLHPSIPIQKTNTFAMNLKEIIRSAEFKPLDTGKNSDTMRTFSNSVASLSMRSPDDTPTNVCHWANGYPVNIHLYISLLQSIFDLRDETSVLDEVDEQLGLIKKTWSTLGINRPIHNVCFTWVMFQQYVETGQIEPDLLCASHTLLNEVANDAKKERESLYIEILKSVLSSLQEWADKRFLNYHEYFQGGDIGQIENLLPVVLLASKILGDVTNSEERQEKGEKTRANSSEGRIDDYICSSLKNAFEKMMEAANAKSAESETKKEIGEVMLQLAQETEYLALKERQNYSPILKKWNTIAGAVAALTLNNCYGHLLKQYLSEMTTSITVEVVLVLQRAKILEDVLVQMVVEDSADCEDGGKTVVREMVPFEVESTIMIRIRKWIDESLHKGKECLQRAKESEAWNPKSKSEPYAKSAVELMNLAKKIVQEFFQIPIPITEVLVQELADGLQKIFREYTMFVAACGLKENYIPSLPPLTRCNRNSKFHKLWKIASPCSVSCEDPHIYGIYEANHPHSCTSRGTQRLYIRLNTLHYLLSHIPSLDKSLSLTPGVVPSNRHCFTSSDKTHSNRTSYFETTNTTILAACQHVSEVASYRLTFFDTNPFFYDSLYVGDVANARISQLLTILKHNIKLMTAILTERAQAPAAKEVMKASFDAFLTVLLAGGTTRVFNESDHESIREDFDSLKQLFCSFGEELIAETEVEKAAEIVEGVMALMGMSTEQLMENLSTLSNETSGIGVIGNAQKLPMPPTTGKWNRADPNTILRVLCYRNDRTASNFLKRTFQIAKRR